The Gemmatimonadaceae bacterium genome contains the following window.
CGCGAGGGCCGTGTTGATGGCGTAGTTCACCGGGTCGGCGAACAACGCAAAGCGGAGCACCCACGCGAAGTTGGCACTCGCGACGACCAGTCGTCCTACATATATCCAGACCAGCAGGCGCCGCGGCTCGAGGATTCCGCGCGCGCGTAGCTGTCCACCGTACGAGTCATCTACCAATCGGCGCTCCATGCCTTGCATTTCGCAACACCTTCAAGCTGACGAGCGCTCTGGCGTTCTGCAACAATCGCATGGCAACGCCTGAACTCTGGGACGATGAGGGCCGGCTCTTCGTGACCGCCGCTGTGCGCATCCCCGCTGCGGAACTCACCGTGCGCGCCACTCGCGCGGGCGGGCCGGGCGGCCAGCACGTCAACACCTCGTCCACGCGGGTCGAGGTGACCTGGAATGTCCGACAGTCCGTGGCGCTGTCCGATGATCAGCGCGCACGCCTCGAGCTCCGCCTCGCGAGCAAGCTCGACGCGAGCGGATCCATCCGCGTCGTCGCGGCAGACACGCGCAGCCAGTCGCAGAATCGCGCACTTGCGCTCCAGCGGCTCGCGTCGTCGCTACGCAGCGCGCTGGCCGTGCCGAAGCCGCGCAAGGCCACCAAGCCCAGCCGTGGCGCCAAGCAGCAGCGGCTGGACAGCAAGAAGCGGCGCTCGGCCGTGAAGCGCGAGCGCCGCTGGCGCAACGAAGAGTGACAAGACCTGCGACGCGTGAACCGCGACGCGCGAACCGCGACTAGCGCGCCCGACGCCGCCCGAAGCTCACGCCGATCACGATCGTCAGCAGGTCGGCGCGCGTCTCGCGAGGATTCAGCACCACGTTGCCACCGGCGTCCTCGCTGATGTCGCCGCGCGTCAGGTAGCGGACGCTCTCGCCGTTCCAGGCGTAGCGCACCCCGAGGTCCAACACCGTCCCGCTGCTGCCCATCGGGATGTAGAGACCGCCGATCGCGATCTTCGAGAACGCGTTGTCGCTGGAGTTCGTCGTTGACGCCACCGGATCGTCGTCGCTGTCCGTCCCGCTCGCGGTTGTCCGGGTGGAGAAGTTCGAGATGCCGATCAGGCCTCCGACGTACGGACGGATGCCCGGCCCCGGCACGCCCAGCTGCCCGCCGAGGTTGAAGCCGGCAATCGCATTCGTGGTCGAGATGTCGAGGTCGATGGTCCCGGCGGCGCCCGCCGGCACCGAGATCCGGCGGCGGTCGTGTCCGTAGATCGCGAGGTCGAAGCCGGCACGCAGCCCGAGATAGTCGTTGACCATCCACATCCCGCCGAGGCCAAAGCCCCAGGAGACCTCGACGTTCTCGGCAAACTCGCCTTGGGGCACTCCAACCTGGAAGGACAGCGGCACCGAGAACGTGCCGCCGGAGGACTGGGCAGCGAGAGTTGACCACGGCTGCGCGGCGAGCGCGCCGAGGAGCAGGACGCGCCGGATCGGCGCAGGAACGGTTGATGGCATCTCAGAGTCCTCAGAAGTCGATTCGTCGCGGCACTGGCGCACCGCCTCCACCATTGACGCTCACGGCCTGCGCCGCGCCACAGGGCGCGACTAGCGCGGCACCAGCGCTCGCACCGCCGCTGGTGGTGCCAATTCCGCATCCTGCAGCGGATCGAAGGCCACGAATCCAATGCGCATCACCACGTCCGCCTCCGCCAGCCGCTGCACCACCGATGTCGCGATCAGCAACGGCCCGAACGCTCGGTAATCACCCAGCAGGGTCCGCTCCTCCACGTGGCCGAGTGGACCGAGCACGCGGCGGCGCGTACCGATGCTGAGCCCGGCCTCGCGGTCAAAGTACTCGTAGAGTGTGTCACCCTCCACGCGGACGAGCTCGACCTCCCAGGCACTGCGGCCATTGAAGTCGCGCGCGGAGACCGTGCGCGCGGAGACGAAGCGCGAGAAGTCGTGCAGGTCCCCGGCGAAGTCCGATTGCTGCACCAGGGCGTCGCGCTCCTCGCCGACGAGAAGGCGCGGCCCACCTGGCCTGAGCGCCCAGGCCGTCTGTCCGTCGAAGCCCTGCGATACCTCGGCGCCCTGGCCGAGCACCGTACGGAAGACGTAGTGATTGGGTCGGCGCCGAAGGATCTCGAGCGGCGCTTCAATACCGGCCGCCTCGATACTCAGCGTGCCGAGCATCCGGATGGAACTGAGGGAGTCGTAGGCCGCCCGGCCACCAACCAGCGAGTCGTGGC
Protein-coding sequences here:
- the arfB gene encoding aminoacyl-tRNA hydrolase codes for the protein MATPELWDDEGRLFVTAAVRIPAAELTVRATRAGGPGGQHVNTSSTRVEVTWNVRQSVALSDDQRARLELRLASKLDASGSIRVVAADTRSQSQNRALALQRLASSLRSALAVPKPRKATKPSRGAKQQRLDSKKRRSAVKRERRWRNEE
- a CDS encoding outer membrane beta-barrel protein, with amino-acid sequence MPSTVPAPIRRVLLLGALAAQPWSTLAAQSSGGTFSVPLSFQVGVPQGEFAENVEVSWGFGLGGMWMVNDYLGLRAGFDLAIYGHDRRRISVPAGAAGTIDLDISTTNAIAGFNLGGQLGVPGPGIRPYVGGLIGISNFSTRTTASGTDSDDDPVASTTNSSDNAFSKIAIGGLYIPMGSSGTVLDLGVRYAWNGESVRYLTRGDISEDAGGNVVLNPRETRADLLTIVIGVSFGRRRAR